The stretch of DNA GTGGGCGGCACGGTGCGCCGTTTCTCCCTCACCCTGTGGAACGTCTACGCGTTCTTCACCACCTACGCCTCGCTGGACGGCTGGGAACCCAGCGCGGCAACCGAACCCGCTTACACCGAACTCGACCGCTGGCTGCGCTCGGAACTGCACGCACTGACCAAAACCGTGACCGAGGCTTACGAAGCCTACGATGCGCTCAATGCCACCCGTCCGGTGGAAGCCTTCGTGGAGCGGCTTTCCAACTGGTATCTGCGCCGCAGCCGCCGCCGCTTTTGGAAGAGCGCGTCGGACGCGGACAAGCACGCCGCGTACAGCACCCTCTACGAAGCCCTGGTCACGGTGGCGAAACTCATCGCCCCCGCGATGCCCTTCATGGCTGAGGAACTCTACCAAAATCTGGTGCGCCCCGTCACACCCGACGCGCCCGAATCCGTCCACCTGGCCGACTGGCCTGCCTGCGACGAAACCGCCATCGACGAAACCCTGAACCGCGAAATGGCGCTGGTGCTCAAACTGGTTTCCTTAGGGCACGCCGCCCGCAACAAAGCAGGCATCAAAGTGCGCCAGCCCTTGCAGGAAGCCGCGTTCGCGGTGGGCCGCGCCAGTGAGCAGGATGTGGTCACCCGCTACGCCGACCTGCTGGCCGACGAACTCAACGTCAAGCGCGTGCGCGTGCTCAGCGGTCAGGGCGAGGCGGTTTCCTACCGCCTGAAGCCCTTGCCCAAACAGTTGGGGCAGAAATACAAAGGCTTGTTCCCCAAAGTGCGGCAGGCCATTCTGGCTTTGGACGCGGAAACCGCTGCACAGCGCTTGCTCGCGGGCGAGCCGGTGGCCGTGGAAGTCGAAGGCCAGACCTGCGAGATTTTGCCCGACGAGGTGGAAGTCATCATGGAAGCCCACGGCGGCCTGACCGTGGCTTCCGAAGGCGCTTATCTGGCCGCGCTGAACACCGAGATCACCCCCGAACTGCGGCAGGAAGGCCTGGCGCGCGACTTCGTGCGCTGGGTGCAGAATGCACGCAAGGAAGCCAACCTTGACCTCGCCGACCGCATCCGGTTGACCTACCAGGCGCCCGAAGAGATTGCTGCAGCCGTGGAAGCCTTTCGCGATTACATCATGGGCGAAGTGCTGGCCGTGGAAATGGCCGCCGCCACCCCGCCCGAAGGCGCGTTCACTACCGAAGCCGCGGGCGGCAAAGTCGTTCTCGGCATTCAGAAAGCCTGAGAGGCTCTCCGCGAAAAATCTTGCCGTAAGGGCAGCGCGAGCCTCACCGCGCAAAGCAAGCCTTCTTACCCTGAGTTGCGGATAAGTGCGTTGAGTGGAGAGTGTGGAGCATTGCGCTGCCCTTGGCCTTTTGTGCTGAGCGGAGCGACCAACGGGAGCGAAGTCGAAGCACGAAAGATTGTCCGAAAAGCGCCAATGCCGTCATGGCGAGACCGAATAGGCCTCGCCATGACGCGTTTTAGAGCCATTGCCGGGTGCCCCTACGATGTTTTTAAGGGCCACTTCCCATTGTGGACCGCAACGATTTCCGCGATGATGCCCACAGCAATGGCTTCGAAAGAGGCCCCCACTTTGAAGCCTACCGGCCCGTGGATGCGCGCCAATTCGTCCTCGCCGAAACCCAATTCCCGCAAAGCATCCCTGCGGGCAGCCTGGGTGTGGCGGGAACCCAGCAGGCCGATGTAACCGACAGGGCTGCGCAGTGCTGCGGCCAGCGCCGGCACATCGAATTTCGGGTCGTGAGCCAGCGCCACGACGGCGTCGGTGGGGCGCAGGAAGGTGGGGATAAGGGCTTCCTGGGGCCAGGCGCGAACCACTTCGTCGGCGGTGGGAAAGCGCTCGTGGGTGGCAAACGGGGTGTGGGGGTCGATGACGCGCACGTGGTATCCCGCGACCGTCGCCAGCCGTGCCAGCAACTGGGCCAGATGCACCGCGCCCACAATGTTCAGCGTCGGCGGCGGGACGAACGTTTGCACGAAGCATTCCCCCTGGGGCGTCGTGCGATGGGCGGCCTGGGGTCCAGGGAATGCACCTTCCAGCGCGGCGGCCAGGTCGAGGTTGCCTTCCTTTCGGCCATCTTCCCACGCGAGAAGATGGCCGTGCCCCTCAAGGGAGGTCACCAGCGCGACGGTTTCCCCCTGGCGCAAGGCGGTGAGCAAGCGCGCATGCACGTCGGTAAATAAGGAAACGTGCACTGCGATTTCACCGCCGCACGTCAGCCCTACTTCCCACGAGCCTTCGTCGGTCATGGTGAAGTGCAGCGTATGGGCGGCTTTGCCCGCCAGCAGTGCTTGGGCTTCCTGCACCACGGCGCTTTCCACACATCCGGTGCTGACCGAGCCGGCGATCTTTCCTGAAGCGGTCACGGCCAGCCACGAGCCGACCGGCCGCGGCGCCGGGCGTTGGGCTTGAACCACTACGGCCAGCGCGATGCGTTCCCCGGCGGCGTGCCATTGTTCCAGTTCCGACAAAATTTCTCGCATGGGCGTATCTCCTGAAGGCCTTTTTGAGGGTAATTGTACCGCTTCCGGGCCATCTGGGCGGCCTGTGTGTAGAAATGCCCAATTTTTCTGGATAAAAATGGGTGGGCCCGCTTGCTGGGACGCTTGAAAAGGCATTTGGAGGTGGGCTGGGGCCAGGGAAACCCCCTCCGCGATAAATTTACTTGCTGGAAACCGCAAAAACGGCTATACTTACGCCCGACGTAATCCCTTTCTCTCTTCAGGAGGAGCAAGATGCGCAAGAAACTCTTCATCTTGGTTGCTATGCTCTTGATTGCCGTGGTGGCGCTGGCTGCCTGCGGCACGCAGAGCTCGGCAACGCAGGCCCCGGCTGCCACTCAGGCACCCGCGGCGACCGAAGCACCGGCCGCGACGGAGGCTCCTGCGGCAACCGAAGCACCCGCAGCCACCGAGGCTCCCACTCAGGCGCCGACCGAGGCTTCTAAAGAACTCGACTGCGCCAGCCCTGATGTCTTCTGCGTGGGCCTGGTGACCGACGTCGGCCAGATCGACGACAAGTCCTTCAACCAGTCCGCCTGGGAAGGCGTCAAAGAGGCCAAGGCCAAGGGCATTGCCGACAAAATCGACTACATCGAGACCACTGACGCCAAAGACTACGCGACCAACATCCAACTGTTCGCCGACAATGGCTACGACGTCATCGTGACCGTGGGCTTCGCGCTGGGTCAGGCCACCGATGAAATGGCCCAGAAGTACCCGGACATCAAGTTCATCGGCGTTGACCAGTTCCAGGCTCAGCCGGTGGCGAACGTGGCTGGTTTGATCTTCCACGAAGATCAGGCTGGCTTCCTCGCCGGTGCGCTGGCTGCGATGCTGACCAAGACCAACACCATCGGTGCTGTGTTGGGCACCAACCTGGTGCCGCCGGTTGTGGCCTTCAAGGAAGGCTATGAGAATGGCGCGAAGTACATCAAGCCCGACATCAAGATCATCTCCACCTACCACCCCGGTGGGTTGGACAACGCCTTCACCGACCCCGAATGGGGCGCCGCGACGGCTAAGCAGGCGATGGACCAGGGCGCAGACGTTATCTTCGGTGCTGGCGGCAAGACCGGTAACGGTGCCCTCATCGAGGTGGCTTCCGTTGCCAAGTCCGGCAAGCAGGTGTACTGCATCGGCGTGGACACCGACCAGTGGCTGACCGTGCCCGAGGCGCACCCCTGCCTGGTGAGCAGCGCGATGAAGCTGATCACCCCTGGCGTGTTCGACCTGATCAAGCTGGCGAAAGACGGTAACTTCCCCAGCGGGAATTACTACGGCAAGACCGGCTTGGCCCCCTTCCATGACTTCGACAGCAAGATCCCGCAGGAAGTCAAGGACAAGCTGAACGAAATCCGCAAGGGCCTGCTGGACGGTACTATCTCCACCGGCTACAAGCCCGGCGGGTAAATCATCCCTCGCTGGTATAGCAAAAAAGCCTGACAGGAAAACCTGTCAGGCTTTTTTCTTCTTTTCTTTTGCTTGCTTGGGGCTTACCACACCAGCCGCGGGCGTCCGGGGCCACCCAGCCGGACTTTGGCCGGGTCGTCGGGCCACACGCCGGGCACGGGTTTTCCACAGCGGGGGCAGGTGCCTTCCGCAGTGATGTGATATGCCTCAATGATATAGCCCCACCGCTTGATGAGCGGCGCGCCGCAGTGCGGGCAAAGGGTGTGCTCATATTCGCCAACATGCCCCGGCAGGTTGCCGGCATACACAAAGTGCAGGCCGGCTTCCTGGCCGATTTCGGCGGCCCTGATGAGGGTTTCCACCGACGTGGGCGGCGGCTCGGTCATTTTGTAGTCGGGGTGGAATGCGGTAACATGCCACGGAATGTTGGGGGAAACCGAGGCAATGAAGCGCGCTGCGTCCATCAGCATGTCTACGCTGTCATTGTAGCCGGGAATTACCAGCGTCACGACTTCAACCCAAAAGCCCATCTCATGTGCTGCCCGAATGGTGTCGAGCACCCGGTTGAGATTGCCGCCGAGTTTGTGATATTCCCGCGGGTTCATGGTCTTGAGGTCGACTTTGTAGCCATCCAGCCACGGTTTGAGGAACGCCAGTGCCTCGGGCGTGGCATGGCCGTTGGAGACGAACACGGTTTTCAGGCCATGCTGTTTTGCCAGCCGGAAGATGTCGACCGCCCACTCGATGGAGATCAGCGGCTCGTTGTAAGAAGAAGCAATGGTAGAAGCCCCGGCACGCAGTGCAGCCTGGATGATTTCTTCTGGAGTGGTGCGGCGGATGAAACGCCCGGCAATGTCGGCCGCCGGGTCGCGCAGGGCTTGTGAGGTCAACCAGTTTTGGCAAAAAGAGCAATGCATGTCGCAGCCTAACATGCCGAAAGTGAGGGCGTCTGAGCCGGGCATGAAGTGATAGAAAGGCTTTTTTTCAATGGGGTCGGCTTGCAACCCGGCCACGTAGCCCCACGGCACCATCAACTTGCCGTCGCGGTTGAACCGCACCTGGCAGACCCCTCGCCGCCCTGGCTTGATGACGCAACGGTGACCGCACGCCAGGCACCGCACGCTGCCATCTTCCAGCGTTTCGTAGAGTTTCCCTTCGACGGTCAGGCTATCCAGCAAGTCTCCCAGCGTGGTCATGACGCACCTCCTCCGCGCGTGCAGAGAGCCGGGTTAGTGCATGCCGTTTTGCCACAAAAGGAATTCCCGCAAAATCGAGCCGCCCACGAATTCCCGCAGGAGGGAATCGTCGGGCACGAGGGAGGCATCGAGGGGGACGAACCATTCCAGCAGCGAGAGCAGGCGTTTGGCTTCGATGTGGGCAGGAGTGTGGTGGGGCACCTGAAGCAGTAACGGCACTGCAAACGGCTTGAGCACGGCCAGTTCATACACCAATGCCGAGTTGAACATCACGTCGGCTTCTTCCTGGAAGGGGAAAATCCAGCGCTTCTCGCCCCGCCGGACGGCTTCCCAACGGCCGATGGTGTCTTCGGCGGTGTAGCCACGGTCGCGGGCGTCGCGCACGATGCGCCGGATGAGCCGCGTATCGGTGGTGGAAACCCGATTGTGGCAGTCCAGGTTGAGTTGCGTCAAAGCCGAAGCGTAAATGCGGAAGGTTTGCTCGCGAGGAATCCCTGGCAGCAAGCGCGGGTCCAGCCCGTGGATGCCTTCCATGATGATCAGTTGGTCGGGCGCGAGTTGGACGATTTCGCCAGGTTCGCTGCGTCCTTCCTTGAAGTTGTATTTGGGAAGTTGGACTTCCTTGCCTTCCAGCAGCCGGGCGACATCGGCAGCGAGCCGCTCGCGATCGAGCGCGTCGATATGCTCGAAGTCGTAATGGCCGTGCTCGTCCTTGGGCGTTTTTTCGCGGTCCACGAAGTAGTTGTCCAGTTCCAGAGGGAAGGGGGAAAGTCCCTGGGTGAGCAGTTGCACGGCCAGCCGTTTGGAAAAAGTGGTTTTGCCGGAAGAGGAAGGCCCGGCAATCAGCACCACCCGCACTTGGTCGCGGCGCTGGGCAATTTGGCTGGCAATGTCGGCAATGCGCTGCTCGTGCAGGGCTTCGGCCACCAGCACGATTTCGCGAATGCGGCCGTTTTCTACCGCGTCGTTGAGCGCCCCCACGTTGTTGATGCCCAGCCGCCGCAGCCAATCGCCGTATTGCTGGAACGTGGTCAGCAGTTTGGAAGGCCGGCTCATGGGCGGCAGTTCGGTGGGTTTTTCGCGTTTGGGGAAGCGCAAAATGAAACCGTGCCCTGCCTGCACCAGACCGAACCAGCGCAGGTGGCCGGTGGAAGGCACCATATAGCCGTGGTGGTAATCGAGATAATCGCCAAGGCGGTACACGGTGAGGTAATCTTTGGTGCGGTGGCGCAGCAGGCGCACCTTGTCGCTATGGCCGTGCGCCTCGAAATAGGCAATGGCTTGGTCTAACGGCATTTCGCCCCGCACGATGGGCAAGTCGGCCTCCACAAGTTCTTTCATGCGGGCTTCCAACCGTTGCAGCGCGGCCGCGTCCAGCGACGGTTTCGTGCGGCAGAAATACCCCCCTGACACCACCGAATGGTCTACCGCCAGACGCCCCTCGGGGAACAGTTCCGAGAACGCCACCTCGAGCAAAAACACCAGCGAGCGGCGGTAAATGCGCATCCCGTCGGAATCGGCCAACGTAACTGGCTGCACCCGGGCTTCCAGTTGCACCGGGTAAGTCAGTTCGTGCAGTTCGTCGTTGACGATAGCCCCCATCAGCGGCGCGGGGAGTTCATCGGCAATCAGTTTGAGAAAATCGCCCACAGGCGCACCGCGCGCCCCGGCAATGACCCGCCCGTCGGGCAGGTGAATTTCCACTTCAGACGATGGTTCGACGATGCGAAAGGTGTGGTCAGGCATGGCAGCCTCCTTGTTGCACGCGGTGGGCCCGCGTCCGAATTCCGTCTGACTGGTCAGGCAGGCGGTTGACCTTTGTTTTTATTGTAACACCGCCTGGCGTGTGGTATATTCCCACCATGCGCACCCCTCGATGGTTCTTGCTGGCCGCGCTGGTTTGGCTTGCGGCCTGCACCGCCCAGCCTGCCGGCACCTCCACGGCGGCGCTTGCGACGGCCACAGCCACGGCCACGGCTTTGCCTGTGCCGGTGGTGGTCGCACTGCCCCAGGCGTTGGAACCCGCGCGCCCGGCGTTGGAAACCTGTGCCCGCGATTTGAACCTTCCCCTGGCGGTCTTTTCGCAACCCCAAGAGACGCCGCCCCCCGCCACAGCCAACCTTCGCCTGTGGTGGGGCGATACGCCGCCCCAGGGATGGCGGGCTTACCCGCTGGGCGGTGAGCGGCTGGTGGCGATTGTCCACGGCGAGCATGGGGCGACGCTCGACGAGGCTGCCTTGCGCCGCATGGTGATGGGGCAGGTGCGGGTTTGGGCCAATGCTGCAGCCACACCACCGCCTGTGGCGCTTTGGCTTCCCATGCCAGGCACTGCCGCGCGTGCCCGTTTGGATGCCTGGTTGGCGGGCGCACCGCGACGGGGTGATGCTTCCCTGGCCCCCTCTCCGCAGGCGATGCTTACCGCGGTGCGAGACGATGCGGCCGCGTTGGGCTTCGTGCCGGCGGCATGGCTGCAGGCGTTCCCCGAAGAGGCGCAGGGGGTGCAGATGTTGAACGTCCATCCGCAGGCGTGGGAAGCCCCGCTGCTGGCATTGCTCAGGCCCGATGCGCCGCCCACGGCTGTTGCGCTGGTGGGGTGCTTGCAGCAGGGCACCGGCCACACTTTGTTGCAAGGTCGTTATCTTCCTTGAGTGTCCTAAGGGCTGTTTTCGGCGGCTTTGCGCTTTTCGGGGGAAAGGTGCGGAGGGCGGCCGCGCGCGGTAAAAGCAGGCGGGTTTCCTGGCTGCGGCTGGTATAATGGAAGGCAATGGCGATTTTGCAAGCAGACGCGTTGGAGTTTATCACCCGCTCGGCCGACCAGACCTGCCGCTTGGGAATGCGGTTGGGAAAATGGTTGCAGCCGGGCGACGTGCTCGCGCTGGAAGGCGACCTCGGCGGCGGCAAGACCACCTTTGTCCAGGGCCTGGCCGCGGGGTGGGGTTCCACCGACGCGGTTTCCAGCCCCACTTTCGTGGTGGTCAACGTCTATCAGCGCGGCGATGGTGCCCGCTTGTATCATGTGGATGCTTACCGCTTGAGCGGCGCTGCCGAAGCATGGGATTTGGACATTCCAGCACTGGCTGAAGAGGCGCCCCTGGTGGTGGAATGGGCTGATGTGATTGCAGAGGCTTTGCCGGCCGAGCGGCTCACGGTGCGTTTTGTGTGGTTGGGTGAATCTCAGCGGGCGTTGACTTTTTACCCTCAAGGCGAGCGGCCGCGCGCGCTGGTGCGCTCGCTGCGAGCGGCGATTTTACGTGGCGTGTGAGGGCCTGCGATGCTGTTGGCTTTGGATACTTCGACAACCCAAATTGGTGTTGCTTTGTACGATGGGGCGCGGGTGCTGGCAGAAGCCTACTGGCAAAGCGGCCGCCGCCATACGCAGGAACTTGCCCCTCTTGTGGCTCAGGTGCTTCAACAGACTGGTTTCGCAATAGAAGATGTGCAAGCCGTAGGCGTTGCCCTGGGGCCGGGTTCGTTCACCGGTTTGCGCATTGGGCTGGCCTTCGCCAAAGGGCTGGCCGTGGCGCGCGGGCTGGCGCTGGTGGGCGTTCCCACGCTGGAGGCTGTTGCAGCCGCCGTGCCGCTTGATGTGGCCTTCCCTTCGCTGGCAGCGGTGCTACCTGCCGGGCGGGGGCGGTTGGCGGTGGGGTGGTACACCCAAACCGAAGGCCGGTGGCAAGCCGCGGGCGGGCCGGAAATCTTTACGGCAGAGACCTTAGCCCAGCGCATTCGGAAGCCCACGGTGGTGTGCGGCGAAC from Chloroflexota bacterium encodes:
- the tsaB gene encoding tRNA (adenosine(37)-N6)-threonylcarbamoyltransferase complex dimerization subunit type 1 TsaB, with translation MLLALDTSTTQIGVALYDGARVLAEAYWQSGRRHTQELAPLVAQVLQQTGFAIEDVQAVGVALGPGSFTGLRIGLAFAKGLAVARGLALVGVPTLEAVAAAVPLDVAFPSLAAVLPAGRGRLAVGWYTQTEGRWQAAGGPEIFTAETLAQRIRKPTVVCGELTADERSRLARKYRTVRLPSPAACARRPAFLAELAWQRWQQGQTHPVASLAPIYLHTGTPIPA
- the tsaE gene encoding tRNA (adenosine(37)-N6)-threonylcarbamoyltransferase complex ATPase subunit type 1 TsaE, whose translation is MAILQADALEFITRSADQTCRLGMRLGKWLQPGDVLALEGDLGGGKTTFVQGLAAGWGSTDAVSSPTFVVVNVYQRGDGARLYHVDAYRLSGAAEAWDLDIPALAEEAPLVVEWADVIAEALPAERLTVRFVWLGESQRALTFYPQGERPRALVRSLRAAILRGV
- a CDS encoding nucleoside kinase encodes the protein MPDHTFRIVEPSSEVEIHLPDGRVIAGARGAPVGDFLKLIADELPAPLMGAIVNDELHELTYPVQLEARVQPVTLADSDGMRIYRRSLVFLLEVAFSELFPEGRLAVDHSVVSGGYFCRTKPSLDAAALQRLEARMKELVEADLPIVRGEMPLDQAIAYFEAHGHSDKVRLLRHRTKDYLTVYRLGDYLDYHHGYMVPSTGHLRWFGLVQAGHGFILRFPKREKPTELPPMSRPSKLLTTFQQYGDWLRRLGINNVGALNDAVENGRIREIVLVAEALHEQRIADIASQIAQRRDQVRVVLIAGPSSSGKTTFSKRLAVQLLTQGLSPFPLELDNYFVDREKTPKDEHGHYDFEHIDALDRERLAADVARLLEGKEVQLPKYNFKEGRSEPGEIVQLAPDQLIIMEGIHGLDPRLLPGIPREQTFRIYASALTQLNLDCHNRVSTTDTRLIRRIVRDARDRGYTAEDTIGRWEAVRRGEKRWIFPFQEEADVMFNSALVYELAVLKPFAVPLLLQVPHHTPAHIEAKRLLSLLEWFVPLDASLVPDDSLLREFVGGSILREFLLWQNGMH
- a CDS encoding BMP family ABC transporter substrate-binding protein is translated as MRKKLFILVAMLLIAVVALAACGTQSSATQAPAATQAPAATEAPAATEAPAATEAPAATEAPTQAPTEASKELDCASPDVFCVGLVTDVGQIDDKSFNQSAWEGVKEAKAKGIADKIDYIETTDAKDYATNIQLFADNGYDVIVTVGFALGQATDEMAQKYPDIKFIGVDQFQAQPVANVAGLIFHEDQAGFLAGALAAMLTKTNTIGAVLGTNLVPPVVAFKEGYENGAKYIKPDIKIISTYHPGGLDNAFTDPEWGAATAKQAMDQGADVIFGAGGKTGNGALIEVASVAKSGKQVYCIGVDTDQWLTVPEAHPCLVSSAMKLITPGVFDLIKLAKDGNFPSGNYYGKTGLAPFHDFDSKIPQEVKDKLNEIRKGLLDGTISTGYKPGG
- a CDS encoding XdhC/CoxI family protein; this encodes MPFQASQQAGPPIFIQKNWAFLHTGRPDGPEAVQLPSKRPSGDTPMREILSELEQWHAAGERIALAVVVQAQRPAPRPVGSWLAVTASGKIAGSVSTGCVESAVVQEAQALLAGKAAHTLHFTMTDEGSWEVGLTCGGEIAVHVSLFTDVHARLLTALRQGETVALVTSLEGHGHLLAWEDGRKEGNLDLAAALEGAFPGPQAAHRTTPQGECFVQTFVPPPTLNIVGAVHLAQLLARLATVAGYHVRVIDPHTPFATHERFPTADEVVRAWPQEALIPTFLRPTDAVVALAHDPKFDVPALAAALRSPVGYIGLLGSRHTQAARRDALRELGFGEDELARIHGPVGFKVGASFEAIAVGIIAEIVAVHNGKWPLKTS
- the amrS gene encoding AmmeMemoRadiSam system radical SAM enzyme; this translates as MTTLGDLLDSLTVEGKLYETLEDGSVRCLACGHRCVIKPGRRGVCQVRFNRDGKLMVPWGYVAGLQADPIEKKPFYHFMPGSDALTFGMLGCDMHCSFCQNWLTSQALRDPAADIAGRFIRRTTPEEIIQAALRAGASTIASSYNEPLISIEWAVDIFRLAKQHGLKTVFVSNGHATPEALAFLKPWLDGYKVDLKTMNPREYHKLGGNLNRVLDTIRAAHEMGFWVEVVTLVIPGYNDSVDMLMDAARFIASVSPNIPWHVTAFHPDYKMTEPPPTSVETLIRAAEIGQEAGLHFVYAGNLPGHVGEYEHTLCPHCGAPLIKRWGYIIEAYHITAEGTCPRCGKPVPGVWPDDPAKVRLGGPGRPRLVW